CCTGCAGGCTGGGGGCGGTCACCACGTCCGTGAGCAGGTTGGTGGCGTTGGCGGTGACGGTGGTGCCGCCGCTGACCGGGCCGCTGGGCGGGCTCAGGGTGACCGCGACGTTGACGGACAGGGCCGCCAGGGCCGGTGGAGCCGCGGCGAGAACGACGGCCGCCACCGCCGTGGTGGCGAGGCCGGCTCGGAAGAGCCGGCGGCCGCTGGTGGGCTGGGACTTGCGCATGCGTGGGTCCTCCTACGGTCATGACGAACCGCATGGTTTTTCGGCTGGGTGGGGACGTGACCCGCGCTGATCTATGTGTCGGGCCGTCCGTTTGTGCGCTGCTCTGCAGCACAGCCGTGTACTTTGGGTGATCAGAAGATAACCGAAAGCGACCCAGCCTGGCCTGAAGTCACCAACTTTGGAGCCATATATCGCCATGAAGCGGGCGGGTCGCTCGGGTGAGCGTCGCCGCGAGTAACGATCGTGGTAAGTGGATTCCCGCCCGGCGGCGCTAGTCTCGATCGAGTGGAGACCGGCGTCGAGCGTGAGGACCAGGGGATCGCCCCGCCCGGCATCGATCCGCGTGATCTCGATCCGGTGACCGAGCCGCCCCTCGACGACCTGACCGACGCCTACGTGACGGACGTGGACTGGGCCGGTCTGGAGCTGGCTGGCATCCGGCTGACCCGTTGCTACCTGACCGACGTGGAGCTGTCCGAGGCGGACTGGCGCAACGTCCGGCTGACCGAGTGCGTGCTCGAACGGGTCGACCTCTCCAGCGCGTACCTCCGCGGCCTGACCATGGACCGCTGCGAGCTGATCGGCTGTCGGCTGACCGGCGCGCAACTCTTCGACGGCGTGCTGCGCGACGTGACGTTCGAGGCGTGCCGGCTCGACTTCGCGGTCTGGGAGTCGGTGATCGCGAAGGGCCCGGTCAGCTGGATCGGCTCCAACCTGAGCAAGGCGTCGCTGACCCGGTGCCAACTCACCACGGCCGCGTTCAGCGACTGCCGGCTGTCCGATCTTGAGCTGATCGACTGCGACCTGGAGGGCGCGGACCTGCGCGGCAACGATCTGGCCGGGATCAACGGCGTCCCCAGCCTGTACGGCGCCCGGATCGGGCGCGACCAGCTGGCCGACATCGCCGCACTGGCCGTGCGCGACCTCAACCTCGACGTGACGGCCGACCCGATCAGCTTCCGCGCGGCCCAATAGCGGCGGTCGGGGCGGCGGTCATGAAGACCGGGTGCCGGGCGTAGTCGACCGCCCGGTCGATGCAGTCGGTCAGGTCGTCGATCTGCACGAACCAGGGCGGCTGCACCGTGTGCACCTCCCACGGCGTGCCCTGCACCGCGCACAGCAGCATCCAGCCGGGCGGGCGCAGGCAGTGCCCGACCGCGTGCTCGTAGTGCACCTCGGTCAGGTGCCGGTCCAGCTCCGCGTGGTGTTCCGGCCAGAACGAGGTGGCGAAGACCGCACCCCAGTCACTGCCGGTGTACGCGGACGCGCCCTCCCGCCCGAAGATCCGGATCTCGCGCTCGCCCGCGTCGGCGATCGTCCGGATCGCCTCGGCCGAGAAGTAGACGTCGCCGAGCAGCAGCACCGTCCGGTCGTCGGCGGCCCACAGGTCACGGGTGGACGCGTACTCGCTCGGGTAGTCACCGGCGCGCACGTGCCGGGTGATGCCGGGCAGCGCGGAGAGCACGTCGTAGCGCGGATCGTCGGGCAACGTGACGTGCACGTCGTCGCTGATCGAGCGCGCCTGGCCGATGGTGTGGGCGAGCAGCGGCGCACCGTCCAGCGGCGCGAGCTGCTTGGGCACACCGAGATGGTTCGCCCACTTCGGGTCGTCCCCGTCGGACGCCGCGATGATCACCCGCACCGCACACCCCCAGTCTCTTCACGAACGGACAGACCGGGGGTACGCCCAGATTATCCCCAAAAGGTCAGAGACGTTTGCGGTACAGGAAGAAGACCCGCTCGATTCGCGCACCGGCCGCGCCGGAGTAGAACGGCACCGGGCCGACCCAGCCGATCTCCACCCGCCGGTGCCCGTGCGCGTACTGGTCCGCCAGGCAGCGCCGGAGCAGCACGCCGCCGATGCCGAGCCCCTCCGCGGCCGGGGCGGTGCCCATCGGGCCGAACCAGCCGGGGCGCGACGAACCGTACGACGCGAAGCCCAGGATCTCGCCGTCGTGCTCCGCGAGGTGGCAGCCGGCCCGGTCCCGGCCGATCGAGTCGGTGACCTCGCCCGGCCAGTCACCACCGAAGTGCCGCTCCGCGAAGGCGCTCAGCCGCGGCACGTCGTCGCGGGTGGCCGGCCGTACCGTGATGCCCCGCCCGGCCAGTCGCCGCTCCGCGGTGGCCGTCCCGCGCAGCGCGGCCGACCCCGGCACCAGGCTCGCGGTCATGTTCCACGCGGTCTGGTCGTGCGTGTAGCCGAGCGCGGTCGCGGCGCAGACCGCGGCCGTGTAGCGCACGTCGACGCCGGGCCACGCGTAGTACGGCGCGTTGCCGGCGATGCGCACCTCGGTCGCGCCCAGCCCGGCGAGCCCGGCCTCCGCGCGCGTCAGCAGCGCCCGCGCGATGCCGCGCCGCCGTGCGTCCGGATGCACCGCGAACAGGTCGACGTGCCCCACCCCCGGGCCCCGCTGCCCGATCGAGCCGAGCACCACGCCCCGCACCGCGCCGTCCGGATCACCGGCGACCAGGCCGACGGTACGGTGCCGGGCCGCGCGCTCACGCAGCCGCAGCACGATCTCGGCCGCCTCCGCCGCGTCCTCCGGCAGGTCCAGCGCGCTCGCGCAGAGCCGCACCACCGCCGGCACGTCGTCGTCGGTCAGCTCCCGGACGGCGAGTCCCTCCGGCTCAGCCACGGTTCTGCGCGTCCTGCACGGCGCCGAACACGGAGATGACGCCGGACCCGGACGTGTTGCCCACCGGCCCGCACACCGTGCTCTGCCCGGACAGCTGGGTGGCGTTCACGGTGACCAGTTGCCGGGTCAGCGGCAGGTCGCCGATCAGCGCCGGGTTCGCCGACCAGATCAGCGCGACCTCGCCGGCCACGTGCGGCGTCGCCATCGAGGTGCCGCTGTTGCGGGCGTAGGTGCCGCCGGGCATCGCGGACAGCACGTTGTCGCCCGGCGCCATCACGTCCGGCTTGACCGCGCCGCCCTCGGCGGGCCCCCGGCTGGAGAAGTCGGCCACCGCGCCCTGATCGTCGACCGCGCCCACGGTCAGCACGTCCGGGTAGAGCGCGGGCGGGTCGTCGACCGAGTCGCAGGACGGCCCGGTGTTGCCGGCCGCGGCCACGAACATGATCCCGGCCGCCGCGAACGCGGCCGTCGCCCCGGCCAGCGTGCCGCTGGCGCATCCCTCGATGTCCGGGCAGCCCCACGAGTTGGTCAGCACGTGCGGTGCGCGCTGCGGCCGCCCGTCGGTGAACGGGTCGCCGCCGGCCGGGAACGGCGCCAGCATGAACTGCAGGCAGTCCAGGTAGCGGGCCGGGCTGCCGAGGTTGCGGTCCAGGTTGACGCAGCCGACCCACTGCGCGTCCGGTGCCACGCCGATCCCGTTCGCACCGACCGCGGAGCCGATCGTGTGCGTACCGTGCCCGCCGTGGTCCTGCGGCGTTCCGGTGTGGTTCCACGGGTCGAACCAGGAGTCGTCGCCGCCCCGGAAGCCGTCGCGCAGCGCCGGGTGCGCGCCGTCCACACCGGAGTCCGACGTGCCGACCACGATCCCGGCGCCGCGCACGCCGATCTCCCACGCCGCCGGCGCCCGGATCATCTCGATCGCCGGGGTCGGGCCGGTCGGTGCCGGTACCGAGCCGGTGCTGGTCTCGACCGGCGCGGGCAGCGGGCGCAGCAGCGGGCTGGGTCGCACCTCGGCCACGTCGTCGCGCGACTCCAGCCAGGTGCGGATCCCGGCGCCGGCGTCCACCTCGATCGCGTTGACCAGGTAGTACGGCGTGTAGTCCAGGCCCAGCCGGTCCAGCGCCGCGCGCAGCTCACGCTGGCTGTCCTCCGCGTGCGCGACCAGCGTGCGGTAGACGTCGGCGGCGCGTGCGTCCCGGCCGGCCTGGCCGGTGCGGGTGCGGTCGATGCCGGACAGGTCCGGCTGGTCCGCCAGCACCACGAAGAGCCGGTCACCGAACAGGCCGGGCGTGCCCGGGACCGCGTAGACCACGCCGGCCGCGGCCAGCAGCAGCACCGCGACCGCGGCCGCGACCGGGGTGCGGGCCCGGCGCACGCCACCGCCCAGGATCAGGCCGTACGCGAGGCCGGCGACCAGCGCGACCAGCCACATGCAGAGCGCGGCCACGCCGGTCCAGTACGGCACGTCCCGCCCGGTGAGCAGCAGCGTGATCTCTTCCGGGTCCACGAACGCCAGCGGGCCGAACACGGCCGGCGCGACCAGCAGCAGGACGGGGCCGCTGATCCGTCGCCGGCGTCCCGGGCGGACCGGCCGGAGCGTGCGCGCGTGCGGCTGCAGCGCGGCGGCCGTGAACGCGACGACCGGGATCATCAGCATCGCCAGGTCGGTCCCGGCCTGTCCGGCGCCGCCCGCGATCGCGGCCAGCGCCACGCCCGCGACCAGGCCGCCGACCAGCACCATCCGTGGGCCGCCGTGCCCGCCGTACGCGCGCCAGAACGGCTCGT
This genomic window from Catenuloplanes niger contains:
- a CDS encoding pentapeptide repeat-containing protein — protein: METGVEREDQGIAPPGIDPRDLDPVTEPPLDDLTDAYVTDVDWAGLELAGIRLTRCYLTDVELSEADWRNVRLTECVLERVDLSSAYLRGLTMDRCELIGCRLTGAQLFDGVLRDVTFEACRLDFAVWESVIAKGPVSWIGSNLSKASLTRCQLTTAAFSDCRLSDLELIDCDLEGADLRGNDLAGINGVPSLYGARIGRDQLADIAALAVRDLNLDVTADPISFRAAQ
- a CDS encoding NTP transferase domain-containing protein produces the protein MRVIIAASDGDDPKWANHLGVPKQLAPLDGAPLLAHTIGQARSISDDVHVTLPDDPRYDVLSALPGITRHVRAGDYPSEYASTRDLWAADDRTVLLLGDVYFSAEAIRTIADAGEREIRIFGREGASAYTGSDWGAVFATSFWPEHHAELDRHLTEVHYEHAVGHCLRPPGWMLLCAVQGTPWEVHTVQPPWFVQIDDLTDCIDRAVDYARHPVFMTAAPTAAIGPRGS
- a CDS encoding GNAT family N-acetyltransferase — its product is MAEPEGLAVRELTDDDVPAVVRLCASALDLPEDAAEAAEIVLRLRERAARHRTVGLVAGDPDGAVRGVVLGSIGQRGPGVGHVDLFAVHPDARRRGIARALLTRAEAGLAGLGATEVRIAGNAPYYAWPGVDVRYTAAVCAATALGYTHDQTAWNMTASLVPGSAALRGTATAERRLAGRGITVRPATRDDVPRLSAFAERHFGGDWPGEVTDSIGRDRAGCHLAEHDGEILGFASYGSSRPGWFGPMGTAPAAEGLGIGGVLLRRCLADQYAHGHRRVEIGWVGPVPFYSGAAGARIERVFFLYRKRL
- a CDS encoding S8 family serine peptidase; translated protein: MTVPGPPPPSGQPMPYPGPPGPYWAPPPPWDPGPPRGNPWPVVGAAFAGVWIAAVTVAAQWIGWFVEQLGLATTGDAPAGVAAVCGVVAAVLAAIPSVLLAVLPRSPGVRAAGRAWLLGAGALGVFSLLRLVPMLEHEIYLLALAAVAALGALALRLTSRNKTEIPEESSSPDEARTDSRWPVRLLALGAGAAILAPWLWAGALGGLTETLLAAAAATAIGWLAAAVLDEPFWRAYGGHGGPRMVLVGGLVAGVALAAIAGGAGQAGTDLAMLMIPVVAFTAAALQPHARTLRPVRPGRRRRISGPVLLLVAPAVFGPLAFVDPEEITLLLTGRDVPYWTGVAALCMWLVALVAGLAYGLILGGGVRRARTPVAAAVAVLLLAAAGVVYAVPGTPGLFGDRLFVVLADQPDLSGIDRTRTGQAGRDARAADVYRTLVAHAEDSQRELRAALDRLGLDYTPYYLVNAIEVDAGAGIRTWLESRDDVAEVRPSPLLRPLPAPVETSTGSVPAPTGPTPAIEMIRAPAAWEIGVRGAGIVVGTSDSGVDGAHPALRDGFRGGDDSWFDPWNHTGTPQDHGGHGTHTIGSAVGANGIGVAPDAQWVGCVNLDRNLGSPARYLDCLQFMLAPFPAGGDPFTDGRPQRAPHVLTNSWGCPDIEGCASGTLAGATAAFAAAGIMFVAAAGNTGPSCDSVDDPPALYPDVLTVGAVDDQGAVADFSSRGPAEGGAVKPDVMAPGDNVLSAMPGGTYARNSGTSMATPHVAGEVALIWSANPALIGDLPLTRQLVTVNATQLSGQSTVCGPVGNTSGSGVISVFGAVQDAQNRG